DNA from Roseomonas gilardii subsp. gilardii:
CCCCGGCCGCGGCCCGGAGGATTTCGCGCGCCTCCGCCTCTATGCGCAAAGGCTGGCGGCGGATGTGCTGGCGCTGGAGGAGGTGGACGGGCCGGAGGCGGCGGCGCGCCTGCTGGACCCGGCGGAATGGCGCTTCTTCTTCCCCGGGGAGCGCGACGTGCAGCGTGTCGGCATCGCCGTGCGCCGCCGCCTGCGGGCCTGGCAGAACCCCGATCTCGCGGCGCTGGACCTTGCGCCGGAGGCGCGGTTCAGCCTGCGCCGCGGCGTGGATGTGACGGTCCAGGGCGCCGGAGGCGCCACGCTGCGGCTGCTGGCCCTGCATCTCAAGGCCGGTTGCCGCCAGGGGGCCGTGACAGGGGTGGCGGAGGGCGACCGGGAATGCGCGATCCTGGGCGAGCAGGCCGGCATCCTGGCGGAATGGATCGCGGCGCGGCAGGGCGAGGGTGGCGGCTTCGCCGTGCTCGGCGATTTCAACCGGCGCTTTCAGGGGCCGCGCGATGCCTTCCTGCGCCGGATCGCGAAGCGCGGCACGTTGCTGCGCTCCACGGAGGGGCATTCCGATCCCTGCTGGGGCGGGCGGGATTTCATCGACCACATCCTGCTCGGCGGCGCGGCGCGGGACTGGCTGGTGCCGGACAGCCTGCGCGTGCTGGTCTATGCGGAGCGTGAGCCCGGCTGGAAGGATCGCCTCTCGGATCACTGCCCCGTCTCGGTCCGCCTGAACCTGCCCTGACGGCGCTGCGGTCCGGACGGGCAGGCGCGGCGGCCAACGCCGGCGCGCCTGCCGCGTTGCCTGCTGCACCGGAAGGAAGGGAAGGCCAGCCATGTCGAACCCGATCAGCCGTTTCGCGAAACGGCGGCGGATCACCTCGGGCGAGGGGTTCTCGCTGAAGGACTACGCCACCGACGACAAGGGCGGGGTCCAGATGACCAAGGCCGAAAGCGGGGCGGCGCTGCGCGAGCGCATCGAGGCCATCGCCGAGCAGCAGGGCCGCCTCTATGCCAGCGGCCACTGGTCCGTGCTCTGCATCTTCCAGGCGCAGGACGCGGCGGGCAAGGACAGCGCCATCAAGCATGTCTTCTCCGGCATCAACCCGCAGGGCTGCCAGGTCGCCACCTTCTCCGCGCCGGTCGGGCTGGAGCGAGAGCATGACTTCCTCTGGCGCCATGTCGTGGCGCTGCCGCGCCGTGGCCGGATCGGCATCCACAACCGTTCCTGGTACGAGGAGGTGCTGGTGGCCCGCGTGCATCCGGGGATCCTGGACGGCCAGCTGCTGCCGCCAGTGCTGGTGGAAAGCACGATCTGGGACGAGCGGCTGGAGGACATCGCCTGCTTCGAGCGCTACCTCTCGCGGCAGGGGACGGTGCTGCTGAAGTTCTTCCTGCATCTCGGCGAGGAGGAGCAGCGGAAGCGCTTCCTGGCCCGGATCGACGAGCCTGACAAGAACTGGAAGCTGCATCCTTCGGACATCGTGGACCGGCGCCGCTGGCACGACTACCAGGCCGCCTACGAGGCCGCGATCCGTGCCACCGCCTCGCCCCATGCGCCCTGGTACGTCCTGCCGGCGGACCGGAAATGGCTGACCCGGCTGCTGGTGGCGGAGACCCTGCTTGAAACCTTGCGGAAGCTGGACCTGCGCTATCCCGAGGTGAGCGAAACCCAGCGGGAGAGCTTGCAGAAGGCGCGCAAGGCTTTGAGTTGACACAGAAGATTCCGGAGGAACGAGGTGAACTCCCGTCCATGAAGTTCAAGACAAGACGATAAGAGGGCCGGGACTCGCGCGCTTCGCTTTCCTCCCGCGCCATCATGCCTAGCATCGCCCGCAAAGCCGTGGCCGCAGGGCCGCGGGAAGAATGGAGTTTCCGATGCGGGGTGGTTTGACACGGCGGCGAGCACTGCTTTCGGCCAGTGCCCTGGTGGCGCTGGGCGCAACCGGGCAGGCGCGCGAGATCAGCGGCCTGCTCCCCTGGGAGCCGGGCAGCGTCTGGCCGCCGGAAACCATGGCCAAGCCCGGCCCCTGGCTCTTCCTGACGGCGGATGAGGCCGCGGTGATCGAGGCGATCGCCGAGCGGATGATCCCGACCGATTCCCTGGGTCCCGGCGGGCGCGACGCGGGCTGCGCCATCTTCATCGACCGGCAGCTCGCCGGCCCCTATGGCCGCCGCGACGGCTGGTACATGCAGGGGCCCTTCCCCGCCGACCCCTTGCCGACGCAGGGCTACCAGCTGCCCTTCACACCGCGGCAGATCTACCGCCAGGGCCTCGCCGCCCTGGCGCGGCATGTCGCCGCCGGCTCCAGCAACCGCCGCTTCCAGGAACTGAGCGGCGAGGACCAGGACAAGCTGCTGACCGGGCTGGAGAAGGGCGAGGTCAAGCTCGACGGCTTCGACGGCAAGGTGCTGTTCGAACAGATCTACGGCAACGTCATGGAAGGCTACTTCGCCGACCCGATCTACGGCGGCAACAAGGGCATGGTCGGCTGGCGCATGATCGGCTTTCCCGGCGCGCGCTACGACTTCCGCGACGTGATCGCGCATCCGAAGCAGCGCTACACCATCCCGCCTGTCGGCCTCATGGGGCGCCCGGAATGGGGCGGCCCCGGCGGCCCGCCGATCACCGCCGGATCGGGAGGGCGCATCTGATGCAACGCCTGCCACGCAAGGATGCGGTGATCGTCGGCCTCGGCTGGACCGGAGCCATCATGGGCTACGAACTCTGCCAGGCCGGGCTGGATGTGGTGGCGCTGGAGCGCGGCCCCTGGCGCGACACCTCCACCGACTTCAACATCGGCACGGCGCCGGACGAGCTGCGCTACGCCATCCGCAACGAGCTCTTCTCGCAGCCGGCGCAGGACACGGTCACGGCGCGCAACAACCTGTCGCAGCGGGCACTGCCGATCCGCAACTGGGGCAGCTTCCTGCCGGGCAACGGCGTCGGCGGCGCGGGCATCCACTGGAACGGCCATACCTGGCGCTTCATGCCGAGCGACTTCCGCCTGCGCTCGCACCTGACGGAACGCTATGGCGCGTCGATGATCCCCGAGGGCATGACCATCGCCGACTGGGGCCTCACCTATGAGGAGCTGGAGCCCTTCTACGACAAGTTCGAGTATCTCTGCGGCATCGCGGGGCAGGCGGGGAACCTGAAGGGGCAGATCCAGCCGGGCGGCAACCCCTTCGAGGGCCAGCGCTCACGCCCCTATCCGACGCCACCGATGAAGATGTCGCACGCGCAGAACCTCTTCACCCGGGCGGCGACGGAAGTCGGGATGCATCCCTTCCCGCTGCCCTCGGCGAACATGTCGCAGCCCTATACCAACCCTCTCGGCGTCACGCTGGGGCCCTGCACCTATTGCGGCTTCTGCGAGCGGTTCGGCTGCGCCAACTATTCCAAGGCCAGCGCGCAGACCACGATCCTGCCGGTGCTGATGCGCCATCCGGGCTTCGAGGCCCGCACGCAATGCGAGGTCTCGCGCATCCTGATGTCGGCGGATGGCAAGACCGCGACCGGCGTCGCCTATGTCGATCCGCAAGGCCAGGAATGGGAGCAGCCCGCCGACATGGTGCTGCTCTGCGCCTATCAGCTCTGGAACGTGCGGCTGCTGCTGCATTCCGGGATCGGCCGCCCCTACGACCCGAGCACGGGGGAGGGGGTGATCGGCAAGAACTACGCCTACCAGTGCAATTCCTCGGTGAACGGCTTCTTCGACGACCAGATCTTCAATGCCTGGGCGGGGGCGGGCGCGCTGGGCATGACCTGCGACGACTACCAGGGCGATGTCTTCGACCACACCGGGCTGGGCTTCGTCGGCGGCGCCAACATCAACTGCACCACCACCAATGCGCGGCCGATCTCCGCGCGCCCCACCCCGCCCGGCACGCCGCGCTGGGGCAGCGCCTGGAAGAAGGCGACGGCCGAGAACTACCTCAAGGTCGCCAATGTCGGCAGCCAGGGCAGCGTGATGTCCTATCGCGACGCCTATCTGGACCTCGACCCGACCTACAAGGACCGGCTCGGGCGGCCGCTGCTGCGCATGACCTTCGACTATCACGACAACGAAGTGAAGATGTCCGCCTATGTGACGCAGAAGATGGAGCCGATCATGCGGGCCATGGGCGCGAAGCAGATCCGCTCCGCTCCCAAGAAGGCGGGTTGGGACGTGGTGCCCTATCAGACCACGCACAACACCGGTGGCGCGATCATGGGCGCCGATCCGAAGGCCAGTGCCATCAACAAGTATTCCCAGATGTGGGACGTGCCGAACCTCTTCGTGTTCGGGGCCTCCGCCTTTCCGCAGAACCCCGGCTACAACCCCACCGGCACGGTCGGGGCGCTGGCCTACATGGCCGCGGATGCCATCACCAGGCAGTACCTGAAGAATCCCG
Protein-coding regions in this window:
- a CDS encoding endonuclease/exonuclease/phosphatase family protein encodes the protein MRRLFSSLALLLLLAMPSRAEEIKLASWNLNWLTTRAPGDPLLPPELPGRGPEDFARLRLYAQRLAADVLALEEVDGPEAAARLLDPAEWRFFFPGERDVQRVGIAVRRRLRAWQNPDLAALDLAPEARFSLRRGVDVTVQGAGGATLRLLALHLKAGCRQGAVTGVAEGDRECAILGEQAGILAEWIAARQGEGGGFAVLGDFNRRFQGPRDAFLRRIAKRGTLLRSTEGHSDPCWGGRDFIDHILLGGAARDWLVPDSLRVLVYAEREPGWKDRLSDHCPVSVRLNLP
- a CDS encoding PPK2 family polyphosphate kinase, whose protein sequence is MSNPISRFAKRRRITSGEGFSLKDYATDDKGGVQMTKAESGAALRERIEAIAEQQGRLYASGHWSVLCIFQAQDAAGKDSAIKHVFSGINPQGCQVATFSAPVGLEREHDFLWRHVVALPRRGRIGIHNRSWYEEVLVARVHPGILDGQLLPPVLVESTIWDERLEDIACFERYLSRQGTVLLKFFLHLGEEEQRKRFLARIDEPDKNWKLHPSDIVDRRRWHDYQAAYEAAIRATASPHAPWYVLPADRKWLTRLLVAETLLETLRKLDLRYPEVSETQRESLQKARKALS
- a CDS encoding gluconate 2-dehydrogenase subunit 3 family protein → MRGGLTRRRALLSASALVALGATGQAREISGLLPWEPGSVWPPETMAKPGPWLFLTADEAAVIEAIAERMIPTDSLGPGGRDAGCAIFIDRQLAGPYGRRDGWYMQGPFPADPLPTQGYQLPFTPRQIYRQGLAALARHVAAGSSNRRFQELSGEDQDKLLTGLEKGEVKLDGFDGKVLFEQIYGNVMEGYFADPIYGGNKGMVGWRMIGFPGARYDFRDVIAHPKQRYTIPPVGLMGRPEWGGPGGPPITAGSGGRI
- a CDS encoding GMC family oxidoreductase; this translates as MQRLPRKDAVIVGLGWTGAIMGYELCQAGLDVVALERGPWRDTSTDFNIGTAPDELRYAIRNELFSQPAQDTVTARNNLSQRALPIRNWGSFLPGNGVGGAGIHWNGHTWRFMPSDFRLRSHLTERYGASMIPEGMTIADWGLTYEELEPFYDKFEYLCGIAGQAGNLKGQIQPGGNPFEGQRSRPYPTPPMKMSHAQNLFTRAATEVGMHPFPLPSANMSQPYTNPLGVTLGPCTYCGFCERFGCANYSKASAQTTILPVLMRHPGFEARTQCEVSRILMSADGKTATGVAYVDPQGQEWEQPADMVLLCAYQLWNVRLLLHSGIGRPYDPSTGEGVIGKNYAYQCNSSVNGFFDDQIFNAWAGAGALGMTCDDYQGDVFDHTGLGFVGGANINCTTTNARPISARPTPPGTPRWGSAWKKATAENYLKVANVGSQGSVMSYRDAYLDLDPTYKDRLGRPLLRMTFDYHDNEVKMSAYVTQKMEPIMRAMGAKQIRSAPKKAGWDVVPYQTTHNTGGAIMGADPKASAINKYSQMWDVPNLFVFGASAFPQNPGYNPTGTVGALAYMAADAITRQYLKNPGQPLVQA